In Fundulus heteroclitus isolate FHET01 chromosome 8, MU-UCD_Fhet_4.1, whole genome shotgun sequence, a genomic segment contains:
- the LOC105930989 gene encoding progestin and adipoQ receptor family member 3: MLLKMPQKLLKTANYIELGSYQHWPVLLPHRIRLYTYEQIPLFLKENPYITDGYRAHLTSKLCLKSIFILSNETVNIWSHLLGFLLFFSLGVNDLSSVLPAAGANREDYVIYAIGLFCFQVCMLCSVGYHLFSCHRSEKTCRRWLALDFAGISVGILGCYVPGIFYAFYCNAFWRQVYLLTVLSLILAIFCAQVHPRYLSNDWKVIRMTLFCCVAGIGVIPACHWIWLSEGFASEIVQLFLPRVIVMYLIAGSAFLFYATKIPERYFPGQVNYIGASHQLWHVLVVVMFYWWHQTATHIMDFRHSRPCFARSSGR; encoded by the exons ATGCTGCTGAAGATGCCCCAGAAGCTGCTGAAAACCGCCAACTACATAGAGCTGGGCAGCTACCAGCACTGGCCGGTGCTGCTGCCGCACAGGATACGGCTGTACACCTACGAACAGATCCCCCTCTTCCTCAAAGAAAACCCCTACATCACGGACGGCTATAGGGCCCACCTGACCTCCAAGCTTTGTCTGAAGAG CATATTTATTCTGTCTAATGAGACTGTGAATATCTGGAGCCACCTTCTGGGCTTCCTCCTGTTTTTCTCCCTCGGGGTCAACGACCTCTCCTCAGTATTGCCGGCCGCCGGAGCAAACAGAGAGGACTACGTCATCTACGCTATAggactcttctgcttccag GTGTGCATGCTGTGTTCAGTGGGGTACCACCTGTTCTCGTGCCACCGCTCGGAAAAGACCTGCCGCCGCTGGCTGGCGCTGGACTTCGCCGGCATCTCTGTGGGCATCCTGGGCTGTTACGTCCCTGGGATCTTCTACGCGTTCTACTGTAATGCC TTTTGGCGACAGGTCTACCTGCTGACCGTGCTCTCCCTGATCCTGGCCATCTTCTGCGCTCAGGTCCACCCTCGGTACCTCAGCAACGACTGGAAGGTGATAAGGATGACGCTCTTCTGCTGCGTGGCGGGCATCGGCGTGATTCCTGCCTGCCACTGGATCTGGCTGAGTGAAGGATTTGCATCGGAGATTGTGCAG ctgttCCTGCCTCGTGTGATTGTAATGTACCTGATAGCTGGATCTGCGTTCCTGTTCTACGCCACCAAAATTCCCGAGCGATATTTTCCCG GTCAGGTGAACTACATCGGCGCCAGCCACCAGCTGTGGCACgtgctggtggtggtgatgTTCTACTGGTGGCACCAGACGGCCACGCACATCATGGACTTCAGACACAGCCGGCCCTGTTTCGCCCGCAGTAGCGGCAGATAA
- the slc26a1 gene encoding sulfate anion transporter 1 isoform X2 yields MEEVSPDSETPLVPPPLLERRVRQRQPAVSVLKSKLRKGLTCSGPKVRSTLTGFFPVVRWLPKYKLKEYIWGDVMSGVIVGVILVPQAIAYCLLAGVPPIYGLYTSFYANIIYFLMGTSRHVSVGIFSLMSLMVGQVVVREVFAAGFDLNEDSTPSPHEVLNDTLGANLTLTPEHTVEVMGMQLGKDSFAISVAVAVTFLAGVYQILMAVFRLGFVSVYLSAPMLDGFATGASFTILTVQAKYLLGLKIPRHQGYGTVVITWINIFSNIHKTNLCDLITSAICITILVAGKEIQDRYKDRLKIPLPTELVVVAGATLASHFGEFSTRYHSSVSGHIPTGFIPPQIPAFSMMPRVALDAIPLAVISFAFTVSLSEMFAKKHGYTVRPNQEMVAIGLCNVVPSFFHCFTTSAALAKTMVKDSTGCQTQVSSLISALVVLLVLLFFAPYFQALQKCVLACIIIVSLRGALRKFRDVPAKWRSSRMDAVVWLVAMSATALISVELGLLVGIVFSMSCVIYKTQNPKVSLLGQVNDTDLYEDIEEYKNLTAPSRVKIFRFQAPLYYANKNSFLKALYKAVGVEPFLELTKRKKAEKKEKDKSKKQAKTNGEKTNFDVFVGLVQRELEFHTIVLDCSAIPFIDSTGMATFQALVKEYKEIGVSVLLACCNTPIIDALKKGEFFEKINKDISDLLFYTVHAAVLHANRVAEENKAEDSVV; encoded by the exons ATGGAGGAGGTCTCTCCAGACTCAGAAACCCCATTGGTCCCGCCACCCCTCCTGGAGCGGCGCGTTCGCCAGCGACAGCCGGCAGTCTCTGTTCTTAAGTCAAAGCTGAGAAAAGGTTTGACCTGCTCTGGACCAAAGGTCCGCTCCACTCTGACGGGGTTCTTCCCCGTGGTGCGCTGGCTGCCAAAATACAAGCTTAAAGAGTACATCTGGGGCGATGTGATGTCTGGGGTGATTGTTGGTGTCATTTTGGTACCGCAGGCCATCGCGTACTGCCTGTTGGCAGGAGTGCCCCCCATTTATGGTCTGTACACCTCATTTTACGCCAATATCATCTACTTTCTCATGGGGACATCCAGACATGTTTCAGTTGGGATCTTCAGCCTCATGAGCCTCATGGTGGGACAG GTGGTGGTTAGGGAAGTTTTCGCTGCTGGTTTTGATCTGAACGAGGACTCCACCCCATCTCCTCATGAAGTCTTAAACGACACCCTGGGTGCCAACCTCACTCTTACACCCGAGCACACCGTGGAGGTGATGGGCATGCAGTTAGGGAAGGACTCCTTTGCCATCAGTGTCGCTGTTGCCGTTACATTCCTGGCGGGTGTCTATCAG attttgATGGCGGTGTTTCGTCTCGGTTTTGTCTCCGTCTACCTCTCAGCCCCCATGCTAGATGGGTTTGCCACAGGAGCTTCTTTCACCATCCTGACTGTGCAGGCTAAATACCTGTTGGGTCTAAAGATTCCTCGTCATCAGGGCTATGGGACAGTAGTCATTACCTGGATTAACATCTTCTCCAACATTCACAAGACCAACCTGTGTGACCTCATCACAAGTGCCATATGCATCACAATTTTAG TGGCTGGGAAAGAGATCCAAGACCGCTACAAGGACCGCCTGAAGATCCCCTTACCTACAGAGCTGGTAGTTGTAGCAGGAGCTACACTCGCCAGCCACTTTGGGGAGTTCAGTACCCGATACCACTCCAGCGTTTCCGGTCACATTCCCACAGGATTTATCCCACCTCAGATCCCAGCGTTCAGTATGATGCCACGGGTGGCACTGGATGCCATTCCTTTAGCAGTCATCAG TTTTGCCTTCACTGTGTCGCTGTCTGAGATGTTCGCAAAGAAACACGGATACACCGTTCGGCCCAATCAGGAGATGGTGGCCATTGGACTCTGTAATGTCGTTCCCTCCTTCTTTCACTGTTTCACCACAAGCGCTGCACTGGCAAAAACAATGGTGAAGGATTCAACCGGCTGCCAGACTCAG GTATCGAGTCTAATCAGTGCCCTCGTAGTCCTTCTTGTCCTACTCTTCTTCGCCCCGTACTTCCAAGCACTTCAGAAATGTGTCCTTGCTTGCATCATCATCGTAAGCCTTCGGGGAGCGCTGAGGAAGTTCAGGGATGTACCGGCCAAGTGGCGAAGCAGCAGGATGGACGCCGTAGTTTGGCTGGTTGCTATGTCAGCCACAGCTCTGATCAGCGTGGAGCTGGGCTTGCTTGTAGGCATTGTCTTTTCAATGAGTTGCGTCATCTATAAAACTCAGAACCCAAAG gtcTCTCTCCTTGGCCAGGTCAACGACACCGATCTGTATGAGGACATAGAGGAGTACAAGAATCTCACAGCGCCAAGTCGGGTTAAGATCTTCCGTTTCCAGGCTCCTCTGTACTATGCCAACAAGAACTCTTTCCTCAAAGCCCTCTATAAAGCTGTTGGAGTCGAACCTTTCTTGGAGCTGACCAAGAGGAAAAAGGCagagaagaaagagaaagaCAAGTCGAAAAAGCAAGCCAAGACAAATGGGGAGAAAACCAACTTTGATGTCTTTGTAGGGCTCGTCCAAAGAGAACTGGAGTTCCACACAATCGTTTTAGACTGCTCGGCCATCCCTTTCATTGACTCAACAGGCATGGCCACCTTTCAAGCGCTTGTTAAGGAATATAAAGAGATCGGTGTAAGTGTGCTCCTTGCGTGCTGCAACACCCCAATCATTGATGCTCTGAAGAAGGGAGAGTTCTTTGAGAAGATTAACAAAGACATAAGTGATCTGTTGTTTTATACAGTTCATGCTGCTGTTCTTCATGCAAACAGAGTGGCAGAGGAAAACAAGGCTGAGGACTCTGTGGTGTAG
- the slc26a1 gene encoding sulfate anion transporter 1 isoform X1: protein MSRHHTWRHGRSCLQDALTLPLLWSAADSLWAFSFISTCCLLFFNKTMEEVSPDSETPLVPPPLLERRVRQRQPAVSVLKSKLRKGLTCSGPKVRSTLTGFFPVVRWLPKYKLKEYIWGDVMSGVIVGVILVPQAIAYCLLAGVPPIYGLYTSFYANIIYFLMGTSRHVSVGIFSLMSLMVGQVVVREVFAAGFDLNEDSTPSPHEVLNDTLGANLTLTPEHTVEVMGMQLGKDSFAISVAVAVTFLAGVYQILMAVFRLGFVSVYLSAPMLDGFATGASFTILTVQAKYLLGLKIPRHQGYGTVVITWINIFSNIHKTNLCDLITSAICITILVAGKEIQDRYKDRLKIPLPTELVVVAGATLASHFGEFSTRYHSSVSGHIPTGFIPPQIPAFSMMPRVALDAIPLAVISFAFTVSLSEMFAKKHGYTVRPNQEMVAIGLCNVVPSFFHCFTTSAALAKTMVKDSTGCQTQVSSLISALVVLLVLLFFAPYFQALQKCVLACIIIVSLRGALRKFRDVPAKWRSSRMDAVVWLVAMSATALISVELGLLVGIVFSMSCVIYKTQNPKVSLLGQVNDTDLYEDIEEYKNLTAPSRVKIFRFQAPLYYANKNSFLKALYKAVGVEPFLELTKRKKAEKKEKDKSKKQAKTNGEKTNFDVFVGLVQRELEFHTIVLDCSAIPFIDSTGMATFQALVKEYKEIGVSVLLACCNTPIIDALKKGEFFEKINKDISDLLFYTVHAAVLHANRVAEENKAEDSVV from the exons GAGCGCAGCTGACAGCCTCTGGGCCTTCTCCTTCATCTCCACGTGCTGCCTCCTCTTCTTCAACAAGACCATGGAGGAGGTCTCTCCAGACTCAGAAACCCCATTGGTCCCGCCACCCCTCCTGGAGCGGCGCGTTCGCCAGCGACAGCCGGCAGTCTCTGTTCTTAAGTCAAAGCTGAGAAAAGGTTTGACCTGCTCTGGACCAAAGGTCCGCTCCACTCTGACGGGGTTCTTCCCCGTGGTGCGCTGGCTGCCAAAATACAAGCTTAAAGAGTACATCTGGGGCGATGTGATGTCTGGGGTGATTGTTGGTGTCATTTTGGTACCGCAGGCCATCGCGTACTGCCTGTTGGCAGGAGTGCCCCCCATTTATGGTCTGTACACCTCATTTTACGCCAATATCATCTACTTTCTCATGGGGACATCCAGACATGTTTCAGTTGGGATCTTCAGCCTCATGAGCCTCATGGTGGGACAG GTGGTGGTTAGGGAAGTTTTCGCTGCTGGTTTTGATCTGAACGAGGACTCCACCCCATCTCCTCATGAAGTCTTAAACGACACCCTGGGTGCCAACCTCACTCTTACACCCGAGCACACCGTGGAGGTGATGGGCATGCAGTTAGGGAAGGACTCCTTTGCCATCAGTGTCGCTGTTGCCGTTACATTCCTGGCGGGTGTCTATCAG attttgATGGCGGTGTTTCGTCTCGGTTTTGTCTCCGTCTACCTCTCAGCCCCCATGCTAGATGGGTTTGCCACAGGAGCTTCTTTCACCATCCTGACTGTGCAGGCTAAATACCTGTTGGGTCTAAAGATTCCTCGTCATCAGGGCTATGGGACAGTAGTCATTACCTGGATTAACATCTTCTCCAACATTCACAAGACCAACCTGTGTGACCTCATCACAAGTGCCATATGCATCACAATTTTAG TGGCTGGGAAAGAGATCCAAGACCGCTACAAGGACCGCCTGAAGATCCCCTTACCTACAGAGCTGGTAGTTGTAGCAGGAGCTACACTCGCCAGCCACTTTGGGGAGTTCAGTACCCGATACCACTCCAGCGTTTCCGGTCACATTCCCACAGGATTTATCCCACCTCAGATCCCAGCGTTCAGTATGATGCCACGGGTGGCACTGGATGCCATTCCTTTAGCAGTCATCAG TTTTGCCTTCACTGTGTCGCTGTCTGAGATGTTCGCAAAGAAACACGGATACACCGTTCGGCCCAATCAGGAGATGGTGGCCATTGGACTCTGTAATGTCGTTCCCTCCTTCTTTCACTGTTTCACCACAAGCGCTGCACTGGCAAAAACAATGGTGAAGGATTCAACCGGCTGCCAGACTCAG GTATCGAGTCTAATCAGTGCCCTCGTAGTCCTTCTTGTCCTACTCTTCTTCGCCCCGTACTTCCAAGCACTTCAGAAATGTGTCCTTGCTTGCATCATCATCGTAAGCCTTCGGGGAGCGCTGAGGAAGTTCAGGGATGTACCGGCCAAGTGGCGAAGCAGCAGGATGGACGCCGTAGTTTGGCTGGTTGCTATGTCAGCCACAGCTCTGATCAGCGTGGAGCTGGGCTTGCTTGTAGGCATTGTCTTTTCAATGAGTTGCGTCATCTATAAAACTCAGAACCCAAAG gtcTCTCTCCTTGGCCAGGTCAACGACACCGATCTGTATGAGGACATAGAGGAGTACAAGAATCTCACAGCGCCAAGTCGGGTTAAGATCTTCCGTTTCCAGGCTCCTCTGTACTATGCCAACAAGAACTCTTTCCTCAAAGCCCTCTATAAAGCTGTTGGAGTCGAACCTTTCTTGGAGCTGACCAAGAGGAAAAAGGCagagaagaaagagaaagaCAAGTCGAAAAAGCAAGCCAAGACAAATGGGGAGAAAACCAACTTTGATGTCTTTGTAGGGCTCGTCCAAAGAGAACTGGAGTTCCACACAATCGTTTTAGACTGCTCGGCCATCCCTTTCATTGACTCAACAGGCATGGCCACCTTTCAAGCGCTTGTTAAGGAATATAAAGAGATCGGTGTAAGTGTGCTCCTTGCGTGCTGCAACACCCCAATCATTGATGCTCTGAAGAAGGGAGAGTTCTTTGAGAAGATTAACAAAGACATAAGTGATCTGTTGTTTTATACAGTTCATGCTGCTGTTCTTCATGCAAACAGAGTGGCAGAGGAAAACAAGGCTGAGGACTCTGTGGTGTAG